The proteins below are encoded in one region of Oncorhynchus kisutch isolate 150728-3 unplaced genomic scaffold, Okis_V2 scaffold841, whole genome shotgun sequence:
- the LOC116362553 gene encoding uncharacterized protein LOC116362553 isoform X1 — MPGCFSRLAERVRGRRRPTASTGCSNSFVACLSCLFLFCRVRDRRQVDSDSDFEEETTVLDKVQLDVPLDDVPDVPQLPVLLDVQNAAIILEDVPDVQTILEEATGNWQLIPIRFSPQYCGPVVIRNNAGPVVKAWRTFQFIGPIITYMRGGSQQVVVRMHHVSRVRGLETQLVWAISKETARLSPEGIPYCATKVQSITWIQRVAGRVTHYASHLRH; from the exons ATGCCTGGGTGCTTTTCAAGACTGGCGGAGAGAGTGCGTGGACGTCGGCGGCCTACTGCGTCGACAGGTTGTTCAAATTCATTTGTGGCTTGTCTTTCTTGTCTTTTTCTGTTTTGCAGGGTTCGTGATCGTCGACAGGTGGACAGCGACAGCGACTTCGAAGAGG AAACAACTGTCCTGGATAAGGTCCAGTTGGATGTGCCATTGGATGATGTGCCAGATGTTCCACAGCTGCCAGTCCTCCTTGATGTCCAGAATGCTGCTATCATCCTTGAGGATGTGCCAGATGTGCAGACTATCCTTGAG GAGGCCACTGGCAATTGGCAGTTGATTCCGATTAGGTTCAGCCCCCAGTACTGTGGGCCTGTTGTGATCAGg AACAATGCCGGTCCGGTGGTTAAAGCTTGGAGAACTTTCCAGTTCATCGGCCCCATCATCACCTACATGCGTGGGGGATCCCAG caggtggtggtgaggATGCACCACGTGAGTAGGGTGAGAGGCCTGGAGACTCAACTGGTGTGGGCCATCTCCAAGGAGACAGCCAGGCTTAGTCCAGAGGGCATCCCCTACTGTGCCACCAAAGTGCAGTCCATCACTTGGATCCAG CGTGTGGCTGGCAGGGTGACCCACTATGCGTCTCACCTCCGCCACTAG
- the LOC116362553 gene encoding uncharacterized protein LOC116362553 isoform X2, whose amino-acid sequence MPGCFSRLAERVRGRRRPTASTGCSNSFVACLSCLFLFCRVRDRRQVDSDSDFEEETTVLDKVQLDVPLDDVPDVPQLPVLLDVQNAAIILEDVPDVQTILENNAGPVVKAWRTFQFIGPIITYMRGGSQQVVVRMHHVSRVRGLETQLVWAISKETARLSPEGIPYCATKVQSITWIQRVAGRVTHYASHLRH is encoded by the exons ATGCCTGGGTGCTTTTCAAGACTGGCGGAGAGAGTGCGTGGACGTCGGCGGCCTACTGCGTCGACAGGTTGTTCAAATTCATTTGTGGCTTGTCTTTCTTGTCTTTTTCTGTTTTGCAGGGTTCGTGATCGTCGACAGGTGGACAGCGACAGCGACTTCGAAGAGG AAACAACTGTCCTGGATAAGGTCCAGTTGGATGTGCCATTGGATGATGTGCCAGATGTTCCACAGCTGCCAGTCCTCCTTGATGTCCAGAATGCTGCTATCATCCTTGAGGATGTGCCAGATGTGCAGACTATCCTTGAG AACAATGCCGGTCCGGTGGTTAAAGCTTGGAGAACTTTCCAGTTCATCGGCCCCATCATCACCTACATGCGTGGGGGATCCCAG caggtggtggtgaggATGCACCACGTGAGTAGGGTGAGAGGCCTGGAGACTCAACTGGTGTGGGCCATCTCCAAGGAGACAGCCAGGCTTAGTCCAGAGGGCATCCCCTACTGTGCCACCAAAGTGCAGTCCATCACTTGGATCCAG CGTGTGGCTGGCAGGGTGACCCACTATGCGTCTCACCTCCGCCACTAG
- the LOC116362552 gene encoding uncharacterized protein LOC116362552: MGLDGLLSSSAWSEAASFSTPTTQQFTDPEPEGHNCYEGWEEDLLPEEREVPLLNLYLTTKRVEDIALRLVSLRQAFTTLLGSTLSRNHLFVAGKVLLGGLVQANHMDEAKFIRTYNDFVDYLSDPSKRNDIERELAEAKIHHVNMIDVLFELVLFGLMTAQKSLMVHPGGFVERLYALLYSFLPTAANMEPEADRYLLLLNDSCDTLPPNRDLDTNALHYFALNLTFFK; this comes from the exons atggggctggacgggcttctctcctcttcagcgtggtcggaggctgcctccttctctactcccaccACACAGCAGTTCACTGACCCAGAGCCTGAGGGCCACAACTGCTATGAG ggctgggaggaggacctgctgcctgaggagagggaggttcctctgctaaa CCTCTACCTTACCACCAAGAGAGTGGAGGACATCGCCCTGAGGCTCGTCTCCTTGCGCCAGGCCTTCACT aCCCTGCTTGGTTCCACCCTGAGCAGGAACCATCTGTTTGTGGCGGGAAAGGTCCTCCTGGGCGGCCTTGTTCAGGCCAACCACATG GACGAGGCCAAATTCATTCGTACCTATAACGACTTTGTGGACTACCTGAGTGACCCCTCCAAGCGGAATGACATTGAGAGGGAGCTGGCTGAGGCAAAG ATCCATCATGTGAACATGATAGATGTCCTCTTTGAGCTGGTGCTGTTTGGGTTGATGACAGCTCAGAAGTCCCTGATGGTG caccctggtgggttcgtggagcgtctgtacgctctcctgtactccttcctgCCCACTGCTGCCAACATGGAGCCAGAGGCTGACAGATACCTGCTGCTGCTCAAT GATTCTTGTGACACTTTGCCACCCAACAGGGATCTAGACACCAATGCACTACATTACTTTGCACTGaatttgacattttttaaataa